In one window of Myxococcales bacterium DNA:
- a CDS encoding cytosine permease: IGVFVTTMPLSIAAQRYGLEQMDACKPAFGQRGAQLMLIFYLINMLGWSGLILVMFGNGIHNIAEALGYHPGSWVVGAGVALGLWLSYLIVTRGVHLLKLANAIITPGLGLLVIFMLYVLLHDKGWETIAAAEPLNPGPSPFINYMVALELGIAAGISWWGGIGFLARNTRSRRNAIYPELMQLGFAGALVCCVGLFSSLVVRSSDPTEWMIPIGGVAIGVLALGFVALANVTSTAVSLFASGLALRHVPGLREMKWKRLMLLAIMPCVPFVFWPHELFGMGDAFLAYNGTMYAPIVGIVFIDFIVLRRQRLSLWAIFEGSSSGAYHYSNGFHWPALASLVGGQALYIFLYNPITGATHELFRYMPASVAACIVPAFTYWIATLVMRKTATADLNAPSNLVEPNI, from the coding sequence ATCGGCGTGTTCGTGACGACCATGCCGCTCTCGATTGCGGCCCAGCGCTACGGGCTCGAACAGATGGACGCCTGCAAGCCCGCCTTCGGTCAGCGCGGCGCCCAACTCATGCTGATCTTCTACCTGATCAACATGCTGGGCTGGTCGGGACTGATTCTCGTGATGTTCGGAAACGGCATTCACAATATCGCCGAGGCGCTCGGCTACCACCCGGGCAGCTGGGTCGTCGGGGCCGGCGTCGCGCTCGGGCTGTGGCTCTCGTATCTGATCGTGACCCGGGGCGTGCACCTGCTCAAACTCGCGAATGCGATCATCACACCGGGCCTCGGGCTGCTGGTCATTTTCATGTTGTATGTGCTGCTACACGACAAGGGTTGGGAAACGATCGCCGCCGCCGAGCCCCTCAATCCAGGTCCGTCGCCCTTCATCAACTACATGGTCGCGCTCGAACTCGGCATCGCGGCCGGCATCTCGTGGTGGGGTGGAATCGGGTTCCTGGCCCGCAACACGCGGTCCCGACGCAACGCAATCTACCCGGAGTTGATGCAGCTCGGATTCGCGGGAGCGCTCGTGTGTTGTGTCGGCCTGTTCTCATCGCTTGTCGTGCGGTCTAGCGACCCGACGGAGTGGATGATTCCGATTGGCGGTGTGGCCATAGGGGTGCTCGCACTCGGCTTCGTGGCTCTCGCAAATGTGACGTCTACTGCGGTCTCGCTTTTCGCGAGCGGGCTGGCACTGCGTCATGTGCCGGGCCTGCGGGAAATGAAGTGGAAGCGGCTGATGCTGCTGGCCATCATGCCGTGTGTTCCGTTCGTGTTCTGGCCACACGAACTCTTCGGCATGGGGGACGCCTTTCTCGCGTACAACGGCACGATGTACGCGCCGATCGTCGGCATCGTGTTCATTGACTTCATTGTCCTGCGACGGCAGCGGCTGTCGCTGTGGGCGATCTTCGAAGGGTCTTCGAGTGGCGCCTACCACTACAGCAACGGTTTCCACTGGCCCGCCCTTGCGTCCCTTGTCGGCGGGCAGGCGTTGTACATCTTCCTCTACAACCCGATCACCGGGGCGACCCACGAGCTGTTCCGATACATGCCGGCGTCGGTCGCGGCCTGTATCGTGCCCGCGTTCACCTACTGGATTGCGACCCTGGTCATGCGCAAGACCGCCACTGCAGACCTGAACGCACCGAGCAATCTGGTCGAACCCAACATCTGA
- a CDS encoding VCBS repeat-containing protein codes for MDSQAGSPTVFDFDVEGFIAWYESRAPERLLMEKAITSVNSGKSAPLQFDFRSLRLGRESGPGVATVGRLGSLLAVPNMAFGSIHLLSWETGPRLIGRARHPVRVSEIDLDGNGLNDLLIADLGDTLPTDDLTGRVLIALQLEPGEFELRTLADDIGRVADVRPQDLDLDGDMDLVVAAFGYLHEGGVYVMRNETVSDVFDFRLELVIERAGAVSIIPVTDLQPGTGPGFVVAFAQEHEIVSLFLPRDSGGYEERVLFRAPHPAWGTSHLAAVDLDADGDIDFLLTNGDTLDDGIAFKPYHGITWLENRGEEGFHPHPIGRLYGAHAAVAGDLDGDGDLDIVASGFLPQIELPVPQNAMRLDSVVWFERDGDAWIPWEIESGHPRHTGVTLFDLDADGRLDIVAAVNRAWDITPTETGPSLEVWFNRGPR; via the coding sequence ATGGACTCCCAAGCTGGGAGCCCCACGGTATTCGATTTCGACGTCGAAGGCTTCATTGCCTGGTACGAGAGCCGGGCACCCGAACGGCTGCTGATGGAGAAGGCCATTACCTCGGTCAACTCCGGCAAATCCGCGCCCCTTCAATTCGACTTCCGTTCGCTCCGACTGGGGCGTGAGAGCGGGCCGGGGGTCGCGACGGTCGGGCGCTTGGGATCCCTGCTCGCGGTGCCCAACATGGCGTTCGGCAGCATCCATCTCCTCTCGTGGGAGACCGGACCGCGCCTGATCGGACGGGCCCGGCATCCGGTGCGCGTGTCGGAGATCGATCTCGATGGCAACGGCCTCAACGACCTCTTGATCGCCGATCTCGGCGACACGTTGCCGACGGATGATCTGACGGGGCGCGTCCTCATCGCGCTTCAGCTCGAACCCGGCGAGTTTGAGCTTCGGACTCTCGCCGACGATATCGGTCGCGTCGCCGACGTTCGTCCCCAGGACCTCGACCTCGACGGCGACATGGATCTGGTCGTTGCCGCGTTCGGGTACCTGCACGAGGGCGGGGTGTACGTGATGCGCAACGAGACTGTCTCCGACGTGTTCGACTTCCGCCTGGAGCTCGTCATCGAACGGGCGGGCGCGGTGTCGATCATCCCGGTCACCGATCTTCAGCCGGGGACTGGCCCGGGTTTCGTGGTGGCCTTTGCCCAGGAACACGAGATCGTTTCGCTGTTTCTTCCGCGGGATTCGGGGGGCTACGAAGAACGCGTCCTGTTTCGAGCGCCGCACCCGGCCTGGGGCACGAGTCACCTCGCAGCCGTCGACCTCGACGCAGACGGCGACATCGACTTCCTGCTGACGAACGGAGACACGCTCGACGACGGCATCGCGTTCAAGCCCTATCACGGCATCACCTGGCTCGAGAACCGGGGCGAGGAAGGCTTTCACCCGCATCCAATCGGTCGGCTCTACGGCGCGCACGCAGCCGTTGCCGGTGACCTCGATGGGGACGGAGATCTCGACATCGTCGCCAGCGGGTTCCTGCCCCAGATCGAACTCCCGGTTCCCCAGAACGCCATGCGCCTCGACTCCGTGGTCTGGTTCGAGCGCGACGGCGACGCCTGGATTCCCTGGGAGATCGAGTCGGGTCACCCCCGACATACCGGCGTGACCCTGTTCGACCTCGACGCAGACGGCCGGCTGGACATCGTCGCGGCCGTCAACCGGGCGTGGGACATCACTCCGACCGAGACCGGCCCGTCCCTCGAAGTGTGGTTCAACCGAGGTCCGCGCTAG